One Tamandua tetradactyla isolate mTamTet1 chromosome 20, mTamTet1.pri, whole genome shotgun sequence DNA segment encodes these proteins:
- the LOC143664776 gene encoding olfactory receptor 2T27-like — protein MERNNGTFPTDFILLGLFPGLQHASLLVYSILLVYLIALMGNSILILLIWVDVRLHIPMYFLLRQLSLIDLVYISSSVPKMIINHSLGKQSISRIGCGVQLFFCLTLGGAECLLLTLMSYDRFVAICNPLRYTIIMSPEVCWLMAVVSWFGGALNAVIQTIYTMHFPVCGLREINHFFCEMPAILKLSCEDTSDYEMVVSMVSIVFIIIPFTLIMASYARIFSAVLRMNSPRGRSKALTTCFSHLTVVSLYLGPGIVVYMVPGSSHTPELDQGLSMFYTILTPMLNPLIYSLRNKEVLGALRRVLGRNMI, from the coding sequence ATGGAGAGAAATAATGGCACATTCCCCACCGATTTCATCCTCCTGGGTCTCTTCCCTGGGTTGCAGCATGCTAGCCTCCTGGTATACTCCATCCTGCTGGTCTACCTCATTGCCCTCATGGGGAACTCCATCCTCATTCTTCTGATCTGGGTGGATGTCCGCCTCCACATCCCCATGTACTTTTTGCTCCGTCAGCTCTCTCTTATTGACCTGGTGTACATCTCCAGTTCAGTTCCTAAGATGATCATCAACCATTCCTTAGGGAAACAAAGTATCTCTCGCATTGGCTGTGGAGTCCAGTTGTTCTTCTGCCTTACTCTTGGTGGTGCTGAGTGTCTCCTTTTAACCCTTATGTCCTATGACAGATTTGTGGCAATTTGCAACCCTCTGCGCTACACAATCATTATGAGCCCTGAGGTTTGTTGGCTAATGGCTGTGGTATCATGGTTTGGGGGTGCTCTAAACGCAGTCATCCAAACCATCTACACCATGCATTTCCCTGTCTGTGGCCTGAGGGAGATAAACCACTTCTTTTGTGAGATGCCTGCCATCCTGAAGCTGTCCTGTGAGGATACATCAGATTATGAGATGGTGGTATCCATGGTAAGTATTGTGTTTATCATTATTCCCTTCACTCTCATCATGGCCTCCTATGCCCGCATCTTTTCTGCTGTTCTTAGAATGAATTCTCCACGGGGGAGGAGCAAAGCCCTGACCACGTGTTTTTCCCACTTGACTGTGGTGAGTCTCTACCTAGGACCAGGCATAGTGGTCTACATGGTGCCAGGGTCCTCACACACTCCTGAGCTGGACCAAGGTCTCTCCATGTTCTACACCATCCTCACCCCCATGCTCAATCCCCTTATCTACAGCCTGAGGAACAAGGAGGTCCTGGGTGCACTGAGGAGGGTGCTTGGAAGAAACATGATATAA